A window of the Aspergillus flavus chromosome 6, complete sequence genome harbors these coding sequences:
- a CDS encoding putative C2H2 transcription factor yields the protein MASHTKKDDYCLECHWESFHIDGKESENQSNAPATSQWDCSGEGHDASLDHCHVDDACCDMDDCSITCPSVCDGLVDCEETACTDTHCNDGCDDTHCENAETLCFDEHCFGNNGNDTAVADHTLESLLGLAGPINLESNDLLSACTVGQSQGDQLPKPTGNITSDMVAPQPSMDSLFPQHSIPVAHCHSHSFPHFHFHDSSKDAHGNMMHQPFPAQNGVNPADVFHMLGMCPDLSACQNFHVHENTNCDHVDKPNTDASSNSFACFHIPPNVNLNDLMKSPVHIHSNPSRGPCRTHHRCRTHAHAHVHPYGHYSPYSRQSRSSVSSQLISSPGDTPPPLEGGTPSVLTSPVTPTESEVHICKWTTTSGGAKTFCGAQFSDPCTLQEHLIAQHMSTINGAKGTGYYCCWEGCHRPDEPFSQKSKLQGHFLTHSNYKNFRCSVCGKFFARQATLERHERSHRGEKPYKCSECGKAFTDSSELKTHSRTHTGEKPFKCTFPGCNFQTGDSSNMSSHRLTHGERKHKCIYPGCTKSFTRPDQLKRHMKSTHKHDSSTMMSPVSEQFTLSFPIV from the exons ATGGCGTCTCACACTAAAAAGGACGATTACTGCCTCGAGTGTCATTGGGAGTCCTTTCATATAGACGGGAAAGAATCGGAGAACCAGTCTAACGCCCCCGCAACATCTCAGTGGGATTGTTCAGGCGAGGGACATGACGCCTCGCTCGATCACTGCCATGTCGACGACGCCTGCTGCGACATGGACGACTGCTCCATCACTTGCCCTTCGGTTTGCGACGGGCTTGTGGACTGCGAAGAAACCGCATGCACTGACACCCACTGCAATGATGGCTGTGACGATACGCATTGCGAGAACGCCGAGACCCTTTGCTTTGATGAACACTGCTTTGGTAACAATGGTAACGATACAGCTGTTGCAGACCATACCCTTGAGTCTCTTTTAGGGCTAGCAGGCCCCATTAATCTGGAATCCAATGATTTACTTTCGGCATGCACAGTGGGACAATCGCAAGGAGATCAACTACCCAAACCAACCGGTAATATCACTTCGGACATGGTGGCCCCTCAACCCTCTATGGACTCCCTCTTCCCTCAGCATTCGATCCCAGTTGCCCATTGCCACTCGCACAGTTTCCCTCATTTTCATTTCCATGACTCTTCTAAAGACGCTCACGGCAACATGATGCACCAACCGTTCCCGGCTCAGAATGGCGTTAATCCGGCAGATGTATTCCACATGCTGGGAATGTGTCCTGACCTTTCTGCCTGTCAAAACTTTCATGTACACGAAAACACGAACTGCGACCATGTCGACAAACCGAATACTGACGCTAGTTCTAATTCATTCGCCTGTTTCCATATCCCGCCTAATGTTAATCTTAACGACCTCATGAAAAGCCCTGTACATATCCACAGCAACCCCTCGAGGGGCCCTTGTCGCACACACCACCGGTGTCGCACGCATGCACATGCTCATGTGCACCCGTACGGACATTATTCGCCATACTCCCGCCAGTCCCGGTCCAGCGTGAGCTCGCAATTGATATCCAGCCCGGGCGATACCCCTCCGCCTCTGGAGGGCGGGACACCGTCAGTGCTGACAAGCCCGGTTACTCCGACCGAGAGCGAAGTGCATATTTGCAAGTGGACCACCACGTCAGGCGGCGCCAAGACCTTTTGCGGTGCACAGTTCTCTGATCCCTGTACTCTTCAAGAGCATCTGATCGCGCAACACATGTCAACCATCAATGGTGCCAAGGGTACCGGATATTACTGCTGCTGGGAGGGCTGCCACCGTCCGGATGAGCCATTCTCGCAGAAGTCAAAATTGCAAGGCCATTTCCTGACCCATAGCAATT ACAAGAACTTCAGATGCTCGGTCTGTGGCAAATTTTTCGCTCGACAGGCAACCTTGGAACGCCATGAACGAAGTCACCGGGGAGAGAAGCCCTACAAGTGCTCTGAATGCGGGAAGGCTTTTACAGACAGTAGTGAACTGA AAACCCATTCACGGACGCACACCGGGGAAAAACCCTTCAAGTGTACCTTTCCCGGATGTAACTTTCAGACCGGTGAT TCATCAAACATGTCTAGCCACCGGTTGA CACATGGTGAACGGAAACACAAATGCATTTACCCAGGATGCACCAAGAGCTTTACTCGACCTG ACCAACTCAAGCGACACATGAAATCGACTCACAAACACGACAGTTCGACCATGATGTCCCCCGTTTCAGAACAGTTTaccctctctttccccaTCGTTTAG
- a CDS encoding Adenosylhomocysteinase — translation MAAPAHQFKVADISLAAFGRREIELAEIEMPGLMAIRRRYAADQPLAGARIAGCLHMTIQTAVLIETLVALGAEVTWTSCNIFSTQDHAAAAIAAAGVPVFAWKGETDEEYNWCLEQQLSAFKDGKKLNLILDDGGDLTSLVHEKYPEQLKDCYGLSEETTTGVHHLYKMMKENKLLVPAINVNDSVTKSKFDNLYGCRESLIDGIKRATDVMIAGKVAVVAGYGDVGKGCAQALHSMGARVLVTEIDPINALQAAVQGFEVTTMEKAAPLGQIFVTTTGCRDILVGKHFEVMRNDAIVCNIGHFDIEIDVAWLKANAKSVQNIKPQVDRYLMANGRHIILLAEGRLVNLGCATGHSSFVMSCSFSNQVLAQIALYKAEDAEFGKKYVEFGTTGKKPVGVYVLPKVLDEQVALCHLEHVNAELSKLTPVQAEYLGLPAEGPYKADHYRY, via the exons ATGGCTGCTCCCGCTCACCAGTTCAAGGTCGCCGACATC TCCCTGGCCGCCTTCGGTCGCCGCGAGATCGAGCTCGCCGAGATTGAGATGCCCGGTCTGATGGCCATCCGTCGCAGATACGCCGCTGACCAGCCTCTCGCCGGTGCCCGCATTGCTGGTTGTCTTCACATGACCATCCAGACTGCTGTCCTCATTGAGACCCTCGTTGCCCTTGGTGCTGAGGTTACCTGGACCAGCtgcaacatcttctccacccAGGACCACGCCGCCGCTGCCATCGCCGCTGCCGGTGTTCCTGT CTTCGCCTGGAAGGGTGAGACCGATGAGGAGTACAACTGGTGCTTGGAGCAGCAGCTCTCTGCCTTCAAGGACGGCAAGAAGctcaacctcatcctcgaTGACGGTGGTGACCTCACCTCCCTCGTCCACGAGAAGTACCCTGAGCAGCTCAAGGACTGCTACGGTCTCTCCGAGGAGACCACCACTGGTGTCCACCACCTCTacaagatgatgaaggagaacaagCTCCTCGTCCCCGCCATCAACGTCAACGACTCCGTCACCAAGTCCAAGTTCGACAACCTTTACGGTTGCCGTGAGTCCCTCATTGACGGTATCAAGCGTGCTACCGACGTCATGATCGCCGGAAAGGTCGCTGTTGTTGCCGGTTACGGTGACGTCGGCAAGGGCTGTGCCCAGGCTCTCCACAGCATGGGTGCCCGCGTCCTTGTCACCGAGATTGACCCCATCAACGCTCTCCAGGCCGCTGTCCAGGGCTTCGAGGTTACCACCATGGAGAAGGCCGCTCCCCTTGGTCAGATCTTcgtcaccaccaccggtTGCCGTGACATCCTCGTTGGCAAGCACTTCGAGGTCATGCGCAACGATGCCATCGTCTGCA ACATTGGTCACTTCGACATTGAGATTGATGTCGCTTGGCTCAAGGCTAACGCCAAGTCCGTCCAGAACATCAAGCCCCAGGTTGACCGCTACCTGATGGCCAACGGCCGCcacatcatcctccttgCTGAGGGTCGTCTTGTCAACCTTGGCTGTGCCACTGGTCACTCCTCCTTCGTCATGTCCTGCTCCTTCTCCAACCAGGTCCTCGCCCAGATCGCCCTCTACAAGGCCGAGGATGCTGAGTTTGGCAAGAAGTACGTCGAGTTCGGCACCACTGGCAAGAAGCCCGTCGGTGTCTACGTCCTCCCCAAGGTCCTCGACGAGCAGGTTGCTCTGTGCCACCTTGAGCACGTCAACGCCGAGCTCTCCAAGCTCACCCCTGTCCAGGCCGAGTACCTTGGTCTCCCTGCCGAGGGTCCCTACAAGGCCGACCACTACCGCTACTAA
- a CDS encoding TIM-barrel enzyme family protein has translation MPRPTTRQEVLDRLRKTVADGKIIVGAGAGIGLTAKFIEKGGADLILVYNSGRFRMAGRGSLAGMMPYSDANQVVVEMASEVLPIVENTPVLAGVCGTDPFRDMRTFLTELRRLGFIGVQNFPTVGLIDGKFRQNLEETGMGYDREVEMIRIAHEMDLVTTPYAFTVDEGERMARAGADIIVVHVGLTTSGTIGAQTALSLDDCVTIIQEIRDAVVKINPEIIVLCHGGPLAGPKDAEYVLKRTKGVHGFYGASSMERLPVEMAIQENAEAFKKLQVNV, from the exons ATGCCCCGCCCAACCACCCGCCAAGAAGTGCTGGATCGTCTCCGCAAAACCGTCGCGGATGGGAAGATCattgttggtgctggtgctg GAATTGGCTTAACTGCCAAGTTTATTGAAAAGGGCGGCGCGGACCTCATCCTTGTGTATAACTCGGGCCGGTTCCGTATGGCTGGTCGAGGGTCGTTGGCGGGGATGATGCCTTATTCTGATGCTAATcaggttgttgttgaaatG GCCTCCGAAGTCCTCCCCATCGTCGAAAACACCCCCGTCCTAGCCGGAGTCTGCGGCACCGACCCTTTCCGTGACATGCGCACTTTCCTCACCGAACTGCGCCGGCTCGGCTTCATCGGTGTCCAAAATTTCCCCACAGTAGGGCTCATCGACGGCAAGTTCCGCCAGAACCTCGAGGAAACCGGTATGGGCTACGACCGGGAGGTGGAGATGATTCGGATCGCGCACGAGATGGACCTCGTCACGACGCCGTACGCCTTTACCGTGGATGAAGGTGAGCGGATGGCGCGCGCCGGCGCGGACATCATTGTCGTCCATGTGGGGTTGACGACGTCTGGGACGATTGGCGCGCAGACGGCGCTATCCTTGGATGACTGTGTTACCATCATTCAGGAGATTAGGGATGCGGTTGTGAAGATTAATCCGGAGATTATTGTGCTGTGCCATGGTGGGCCGTTGGCGGGACCTAAAGATGCGGAGTATGTgttgaagaggacgaagggTGTGCATGGGTTTTATGGCGCGAGTAGTATGGAGAGATTGCCAGTGGAGATGGCCATTCAGGAGAATGCGGAGGCGTTTAAGAAGTTGCAGGTTAATGTTTAG
- a CDS encoding UPF0261 domain protein, producing the protein MNNKMQSPTILLLGTFDTKTPELTYTHQTLLTQTPQPNILVLDVSHHPPPTTTTTSTTDLNITHTIPQKDLPAPRAEYIKAASEHATTIVADLYKANKIHGIISIGGSCGTNIATAAMRNALPVGFPKLMVSTMASGDVKPYVEETDVTMMYSVVDIAGRNWILEGILRNAACAIFGMAGGYYESLLKSQSHREGGNGGSRGKKRVGITMFGVTTPGVDRIRAHLEDVYGFEVYVFHATGAGGKAMERLIREGQLDAVVDLTTSEVVDEVMGGVLSAGPERLVAAARAGIPQVVSVGACDMVNFGPRNTIPERYEGRLIYEHNPTVTLVRPNAEETVEVAKFIAEKLRSCAVKPELIRLVLPTGGISMIDTPGQPFYDPEVDEVLFLTLEKELDGTGISILRDPRAINDPEFAVSVADMLGDLVKSL; encoded by the coding sequence ATGAATAACAAAATGCAATCCCCCACAATCCTCCTCCTAGGAACCTTCGACACCAAAACTCCCGAATTAACCTACACCCAccaaaccctcctcaccCAAACCCCGCAACCAAACATCCTAGTCCTAGACGTCAGCCACCACCccccaccaacaacaacaacaacctcaacAACCGACCTAAATATCACCCACACAATCCCCCAAAAAGACCTGCCGGCCCCACGAGCCGAATACATCAAAGCCGCCTCCGAGCACGCCACCACCATCGTCGCAGACCTGTACAAGGCGAACAAAATCCACGGCATTATTTCCATAGGCGGATCATGCGGGACGAATATCGCGACGGCGGCGATGCGGAATGCCCTTCCTGTTGGGTTCCCGAAACTGATGGTCTCGACGATGGCGAGCGGAGATGTCAAGCCGTATGTTGAGGAGACAGATGTAACGATGATGTATAGCGTTGTTGATATTGCGGGGAGGAATTGGATTCTGGAGGGGATATTGCGGAATGCTGCGTGTGCCATATTTGGGATGGCGGGGGGATATTATGAATCTTTGCTGAAGTCTCAGAGTCATAGAGAGGGTGGTAATGGGGGTTCccggggaaagaagagggtTGGGATTACTATGTTTGGGGTGACGACGCCGGGGGTGGATCGCATTCGAGCCCATTTAGAGGATGTCTACGGGTTTGAGGTCTATGTGTTTCATGCGACGGGGGCTGGGGGCAAGGCGATGGAACGGCTGATACGGGAAGGGCAGCTGGATGCTGTTGTGGATTTGACGACAAgtgaggttgttgatgaggtTATGGGGGGTGTGCTCTCTGCTGGGCCGGAGCGGTTGGTTGCTGCTGCGAGGGCAGGCATTCCGCAGGTGGTCAGTGTTGGGGCTTGCGATATGGTCAATTTTGGACCACGAAATACCATCCCCGAGCGGTATGAGGGACGGTTGATCTATGAGCATAATCCGACGGTAACGTTGGTGAGGCCCAATGCTGAGGAGACGGTGGAGGTGGCCAAATTTATTGCGGAGAAGTTGAGGTCTTGTGCTGTCAAGCCGGAGTTGATTCGTTTGGTGCTTCCTACTGGGGGAATTAGTATGATTGATACCCCTGGACAGCCATTTTATGATCCCGAGGTCGATGAGGTGTTGTTTCTTACgttggagaaggagttgGATGGGACTGGTATTTCTATTCTTAGGGACCCGAGAGCTATCAATGATCCCGAGTTTGCGGTCAGTGTGGCGGATATGCTGGGAGATTTGGTCAAATCATTGTAA
- a CDS encoding glycosyl hydrolase family 3 N terminal domain-containing protein encodes MLSPQALFGALVLLSAPSAVVADTCKAPINHPGEPFSFVQPLNTTILTPYGHSPPAYPSPNSTGNGGWETALVKAKQWVNKLTLEEKTWMATGQPGPCVGNVLPIPRLNFSGICLQNGPQCVQQGDYSSVFVSSVSAAASWDRKLLYERAYALAEEHKAKGSHVILGPIGGPLGRSPYDGRTWEGFAADPYLTGVCMEETINGMQDAGVQANAKHFIANEQETQRNPTYAPDANATTYIQDSVSANIDDRTLHEIYMWPFANAVRARVASAMCSYNRLNGSHSCQNSYLLNHLLKGELGFQGYVMSDWGATHSGVSSIESGMDMTMPGGFTLYGELWTEGSFFGKNLTEAVQNGTVPMSRLDDMIVRIMTPYFWLGQEKNYPSVDASVGPLNVDSAPDTWIYDWKFTGATNRDVRANHSAMIREHGGQSTVLLKNERNALPLRKPRNIVIAGNDAGPLTQGPDLQADFEYGVLAGSSGSGSCRFSYLSTPLDAINARARKDGSLVQSYLNNTLLTTSALTSPLWIPQQPDVCLVFLKSFSAEGEDRTSLELDWNGNAVVEAVATHCNNTIVITNSGGVNVMPFADHPNVTAILAQHYAGEETGNAIADVLYGDVNPSAKLPYVIAYNESDYNAPLTTTVQTNGTYDWQSWFDEELEVGYRYFDAHNISVRYEFGFGLSYTTFDLKDLKAKGSAAANLTALPAKRPTEPGGNPALWETVYTLEAEVSNTGDVDGYAVPQLYLQFPTSTPAGTPPSQLRGFDKIWLEAGEKKTVTFDLMRRDVSYWDVVAQDWRIPAGAFTFKAGFSSRDFRANSVATLVKA; translated from the exons ATGTTGTCACCACAAGCTCTGTTTGGAGCGTTGGTGCTGCTCTCGGCTCCTTCGGCGGTGGTAGCCGACACCTGCAAGGCACCGATCAACCACCCAGGAGAGCCTTTCAGCTTTGTTCAGCCCCTTAACACCACCATCCTGACCCCCTACGGTCACTCTCCGCCTGCCTATCCTTCAC CAAACAGTACCGGCAATGGTGGCTGGGAAACAGCTTTGGTGAAAGCCAAACAATGGGTGAATAAGCTCACGCTTGAAGAGAAGACCTGGATGGCAACAGGCCAGCCCGGTCCCTGCGTTGGCAACGTTCTCCCTATCCCACGTCTCAACTTCAGCGGCATCTGCCTGCAGAACGGGCCTCAATGCGTGCAGCAGGGAGATTACTCCAGTGTCTTCGTTAGCAGCGTTTCAGCCGCCGCAAGCTGGGACCGCAAGTTGCTGTATGAGAGAGCGTATGCATTAGCCGAGGAGCACAAAGCAAAGGGCTCCCATGTCATCTTGGGCCCCATCGGAGGACCCTTGGGCCGCAGTCCCTACGATGGTCGTACCTGGGAGGGCTTCGCCGCTGACCCTTACCTCACCGGTGTCTGCATGGAGGAGACTATCAATGGTATGCAAGATGCAGGTGTCCAGGCAAATGCGAAGCATTTCATTGCCAACGAGCAAGAGACGCAGCGCAACCCCACATATGCCCCGGATGCCAACGCGACTACCTATATCCAGGATTCGGTTTCCGCCAACATTGATGACCGTACCCTGCATGAGATCTATATGTGGCCGTTTGCAAACGCCGTTCGTGCCCGGGTGGCTAGTGCCATGTGCTCGTACAACCGTTTGAATGGCTCTCACTCGTGTCAGAACTCTTACCTTCTCAACCACCTTCTCAAGGGCGAGCTTGGCTTCCAGGGCTATGTCATGTCTGACTGGGGTGCTACTCACAGTGGTGTGTCTTCTATTGAAAGTGGTATGGACATGACCATGCCCGGAGGATTCACCCTTTATGGTGAGCTTTGGACGGAGGGTTCCTTCTTCGGCAAGAATCTCACTGAAGCCGTGCAAAACGGCACTGTTCCAATGTCCCGTCTGGATGACATGATCGTGCGCATCATGACTCCTTACTTCTGGCTCGGCCAGGAAAAGAACTACCCTAGCGTGGACGCTTCCGTCGGCCCTCTCAATGTTGACTCGGCCCCCGACACCTGGATTTACGACTGGAAGTTTACCGGTGCCACCAACCGTGACGTTCGGGCAAATCACAGTGCCATGATTCGCGAGCATGGAGGTCAGTCGACGGTACTTCTCAAGAACGAACGCAACGCTTTGCCTCTCCGCAAGCCCCGTAACATCGTAATAGCCGGAAATGATGCCGGTCCTCTCACGCAAGGTCCGGACCTTCAGGCAGACTTCGAATATGGTGTCCTCGCAGGCTCGTCAGGTTCTGGTTCCTGCAGGTTTTCGTACCTGTCGACCCCTCTCGATGCTATCAATGCTCGGGCCCGCAAGGATGGCTCCCTGGTCCAGTCTTACCTGAACAACACCCTGCTCACCACGTCGGCATTGACATCCCCACTCTGGATCCCCCAGCAACCCGACGTCTGCCTCGTTTTCCTCAAGTCCTTCTCGGCGGAAGGTGAAGATCGAACTTCGTTGGAACTCGACTGGAATGGAAACGCCGTCGTGGAGGCCGTTGCCACCCACTGTAACAACACCATTGTCATCACGAACTCAGGCGGCGTCAACGTCATGCCCTTCGCGGACCACCCCAACGTCACCGCTATCCTGGCCCAGCATTACGCCGGCGAGGAAACTGGAAATGCCATTGCCGATGTCCTCTACGGTGACGTGAACCCATCAGCCAAACTGCCATATGTGATCGCATACAACGAGTCCGACTACAACGCCCCCTTGACCACCACCGTGCAGACCAACGGTACCTACGACTGGCAGAGCTGGTTCGACGAAGAACTCGAAGTCGGCTACCGGTACTTCGACGCGCACAACATCTCCGTGCGCTACGAGTTCGGTTTCGGCTTGAGTTACACCACCTTCGACCTGAAAGACCTCAAGGCCAAGGGCTCTGCCGCCGCCAATCTTACCGCTCTCCCAGCTAAGCGGCCCACCGAGCCAGGTGGTAACCCCGCTCTTTGGGAGACGGTTTACACTCTGGAAGCGGAAGTGTCCAACACCGGGGATGTTGATGGATACGCTGTTCCCCAGCTGTACCTCCAATTCCCTACTTCCACGCCGGCTGGTACCCCGCCGAGCCAGCTTCGTGGATTCGACAAAATCTGGCTCGAGGCTggtgagaagaagacggtcaCGTTTGACTTGATGCGTCGTGATGTCAGTTACTGGGATGTTGTTGCCCAGGACTGGCGTATTCCGGCTGGAGCTTTCACTTTCAAGGCTGGGTTTAGTAGCCGTGATTTCCGCGCGAACAGTGTTGCGACGCTGGTCAAGGcatga
- a CDS encoding dehydrogenase with different specificitie (3-oxoacyl- reductase): protein MSRPLEGKFGIVTGGSRGIGEAIARNLASKGCSLLLNYTSASSQSRTETLCSELANQHSIKCVSVQADLLHTEEAVTTILNAAKENFTSETTGTLQVDILINNAGVSKDRFLNDEEKGPMDREYFNWHYTINVLAPLLLTQAVAPFLPTDRSGRIVNISSVSSSIGFTGQTVYGGTKAALEAMTRTWARELADRATVNSVNPGPVIGDMYFATGEEFWKQMQGWLDNTPLSKVVDGEEKMKSLTDEQRYLIKEKMGGRRPAFTSEIAGVVGMLCTQDGFWCTGSVVCANGGMKMGL, encoded by the exons ATGTCCAGACCCCTAGAAGGCAAATTCGGCATCGTCACCGGCGGTTCGCGGG GAATCGGCGAAGCGATAGCCCGCAACCTCGCCTCAAAAGGCTGCTCCCTACTCCTAAACTACACCTCCGCGAGCTCCCAATCGCGAACCGAAACCCTCTGCTCGGAACTCGCAAACCAACACTCTATAAAATGTGTCTCTGTGCAAGCCGACCTCCTCCACACCGAAGAAGCAGTAACCACGATCCTCAACGCGGCTAAGGAGAACTTCACCTCTGAGACGACCGGAACCCTCCAAGTCGACATCCTAATCAACAACGCTGGCGTAAGCAAGGATCGTTTCCTCAATGACGAGGAAAAGGGCCCCATGGACCGCGAGTACTTCAATTGGCATTATACTATTAACGTGCTTGCGCCGTTGTTGCTGACGCAGGCTGTTGCGCCTTTCTTGCCAACCGATCGCAGTGGGCGTATTGTTAATATATCCAGTGTGTCGAGTAGTATTGGGTTCACGGGGCAGACGGTGTATGGGGGGACGAAGGCGGCGTTGGAGGCGATGACGCGCACTTGGGCTAGGGAGTTGGCGGATCGGGCGACCGTTAATTCGGTGAATCCGGGGCCGGTTATTGGAGATATGTATTTTGCTACTGGGGAGGAGTTCTGGAAGCAGATGCAGGGGTGGCTGGACAATACGCCGTTGAGTAAGgtggtggatggggaggagaagatgaagagcttgACAGATGAGCAACGGTATTTGATTaaggagaagatgggggGCAGACGCCCGGCCTTTACTAGTGAGATTGCGGGGGTGGTGGGGATGTTGTGTACACAGGATGGCTTCTGGTGTACGGGCAGTGTAGTGTGTGCCAATGGCGGCATGAAAATGGGTCTCTGA